One part of the Macadamia integrifolia cultivar HAES 741 unplaced genomic scaffold, SCU_Mint_v3 scaffold_155A, whole genome shotgun sequence genome encodes these proteins:
- the LOC122070913 gene encoding (S)-2-hydroxy-acid oxidase GLO1-like — protein sequence MEITNVSEYEAIAKAKLPKMVYDYYSSGAEDQWTLRENRNAFSRILFRPRILIDVSKIDLTTTVLGFKISMPIMIAPTAMQKMAHPEGEYATARAASTAGTIMTLSSWATSSVDEVASTGPGIRFFQLYVYKDRNVVSQLVRRAERAGFKAIALTVDTPRLGRRESDIKNRFSLPPFLTLKNFEGLDLGKMDKTDDSGLASYVAGQVDQSLSWKDVKWLQTITSLPILVKGVLTAEDTILAIQNGAAGIIVSNHGARQLDYSPATIMALEEVVKAAQGRVPVFLDGGVRRGTDVFKALALGASGIFIGRPVVFALAADGEAGVRKVLQMLRDEFELTMALSGCRSLQEITRNHIVTERDQPRPFPTPRL from the exons ATGGAGATAACCAATGTTTCCGAGTATGAGGCCATTGCAAAGGCGAAGTTGCCAAAGATGGTTTATGACTACTACTCATCAGGTGCAGAGGACCAGTGGACTCTTCGGGAGAACAGAAATGCATTCTCCAGGATTCT GTTTCGACCTCGTATTCTTATTGATGTGAGCAAGATAGACCTGACCACTACTGTCTTGGGCTTCAAAATATCAATGCCCATTATGATTGCTCCAACTGCCATGCAAAAAATGGCACATCCTGAAG GAGAGTATGCAACAGCAAGAGCAGCATCAACAGCTGGCACAATTATG ACATTATCCTCATGGGCTACCTCAAGTGTTGACGAGGTTGCTTCTACAGGGCCTGGAATTCGCTTTTTCCAGCTTTAT GTATACAAAGACAGGAATGTAGTTTCACAACTTGTAAGAAGAGCTGAAAGGGCTGGTTTTAAGGCCATTGCCCTCACTGTTGATACTCCAAGACTGGGTCGGAGGGAATCTGATATAAAAAACAG GTTCTCTTTACCACCATTCTTGACATTGAAGAATTTTGAGGGATTGGACCTTGGCAAGATGGATAAG ACAGATGACTCTGGACTTGCTTCATACGTTGCTGGTCAAGTTGATCAATCTTTGAGCTGGAAG GATGTGAAGTGGCTTCAGACAATCACTTCGTTACCAATTTTAGTGAAAGGTGTACTAACTGCAGAGGATA CGATTTTAGCCATACAAAATGGAGCAGCAGGTATCATTGTGTCCAATCATGGAGCACGTCAACTTGATTATTCCCCTGCCACTATCATGGCTCTGGAGGAG gtTGTTAAAGCTGCACAAGGCCGAGTTCCTGTTTTCCTGGATGGTGGGGTCCGGCGTGGGACAGATGTCTTCAAAGCATTGGCGCTTGGAGCCTCTGGAATATTT ATTGGAAGGCCTGTTGTCTTCGCTTTGGCTGCTGATGGTGAGGCTGGTGTAAGAAAGGTACTCCAAATGCTTCGCGATGAGTTTGAGCTTACTATGGCATTAAGCGGATGCCGTTCACTCCAGGAGATCACTCGTAACCATATTGTTACGGAAAGGGACCAACCTCGTCCTTTCCCTACCCCAAGGTTATAA